CAAGATTCCTAAACCCTGTTGCTAAAACTCTCGATCAACCTCCCCCCATGTTCAAACCAACCAATCGCTCAAACCCTGTTTTCAAAGGATGGGGCAACCCACCTAACCAATGGGCTGAATGGGTCAATCAAATGGCTGGAAAACACAGCTCTATTTGGATAAAAGCAGGTATCTTTGACCCTATTATGGCCTCTATTTATGAAATCACATTTAACCATGACATAATTTCCTCATTGTTACGTTTCTGGAACCCTAAAACCAACACATTTGTTTTCCCATGGGGTGAGGCTACTGTTACTTTAGAAGATGTAGTGATTCTTGGTGGGTACTCTGTTTTAGGGGATTCTGTTAGTGGGAGTGTTTTAAAAGCTGATTTAAGGGAAAAaattgaagttatgaatcagtttCGGACAGAGTTAGTTAGGAGTAAATCAAAAAAAGCATCACATTATAAGTGGATACAGATGTTTATGGCCAATGAGGATGATGAACAGGAACATATTGGTTTTTTGTCGTTATGGTTGTCTAGGTTTGTTTTTCCTGCAACAAATCGTGATGCGGTAGGTAAGCATGTTTTCCCGATTGCAGTTAGATTGTCTCAAGGGGACAAGTTGGATCTTGCTACACCGATTTTAGCCGATATTTATAATAATCTGAGAATATTGAAAGAACAATGTGTAGAATCTTCCAGTTCTTGTATCAATCTGTTAGGTCCATTTCGACTGGTTCAGATTTGGGCGTATGAACGGTTAACAATTATAGCACCAAAACCTGCAAACGAGCTTCAACCCGCTGAGCCCAGGTTAGCCCGTTGGCATGGTCTGAATTCGAATGTAAGTCTACTTCAACTGCTTGCACATATGAACAACTTCGAGACTTTCATTTGGAGACCATATGCTGATGATTTAAAAAACTGGTCACGGCCACTATATTACCAAGATACCGAGCAGATTTTAACTGATTCGTTGAGCTTAGATGATGATTTACAAACTTTTGCTCGTTTTTTACAACCTTGTAAGATTAACTGGCTGAATTGTAAGGAAAAGTATCTGCCTCATCGCGTTGCTATGCAATTCGGTTATGATCAAGACATCCCTGGTGATGTATGTAGCTACAAAGTGAGAAACTGTGTGAAGTTCGTGATTCCATCAAGATCTTTTCAGCCACAAGTTACAAAGAGGTACGCTGATTGGTTGAAGATTGTGGATTTTAAAGATCGCGTAAATTATCAAGATTTATCATCGGGTGAAGAAATGAATGATTCTGATGAAAATTGTGACGAAAATAGTGATCCGGAGTGTGTGTTTTTGGGAAAGATTGATGTTGAAGGCAAACTTGATAAAATGTGTAGTGATGATGAAACTGAAAATGTTGCCAAAGATGTATCAAGAGGATCGAAAGATTGTATGGATATTGATGAGCTTATTAAACTGGGATTGGAACTTGAAGCGCGAATTAGTAAGCTCGAA
The window above is part of the Rutidosis leptorrhynchoides isolate AG116_Rl617_1_P2 chromosome 1, CSIRO_AGI_Rlap_v1, whole genome shotgun sequence genome. Proteins encoded here:
- the LOC139851415 gene encoding serine/threonine-protein phosphatase 7 long form homolog yields the protein MGSIKTNSFSPRIARFLNPVAKTLDQPPPMFKPTNRSNPVFKGWGNPPNQWAEWVNQMAGKHSSIWIKAGIFDPIMASIYEITFNHDIISSLLRFWNPKTNTFVFPWGEATVTLEDVVILGGYSVLGDSVSGSVLKADLREKIEVMNQFRTELVRSKSKKASHYKWIQMFMANEDDEQEHIGFLSLWLSRFVFPATNRDAVGKHVFPIAVRLSQGDKLDLATPILADIYNNLRILKEQCVESSSSCINLLGPFRLVQIWAYERLTIIAPKPANELQPAEPRLARWHGLNSNVSLLQLLAHMNNFETFIWRPYADDLKNWSRPLYYQDTEQILTDSLSLDDDLQTFARFLQPCKINWLNCKEKYLPHRVAMQFGYDQDIPGDVCSYKVRNCVKFVIPSRSFQPQVTKRYADWLKIVDFKDRVNYQDLSSGEEMNDSDENCDENSDPECVFLGKIDVEGKLDKMCSDDETENVAKDVSRGSKDCMDIDELIKLGLELEARISKLEEVFESLKAKDRNGVMLM